A genomic segment from Bacillus cereus G9842 encodes:
- the purD gene encoding phosphoribosylamine--glycine ligase translates to MNVLVIGRGGREHALAWKFAQSEKVEKVYVAPGNEGMRDVATPVDIDENDFDALVLFAKENKVELTFVGPEIPLMNGIVDRFKEEGLRVFGPNKAAAVIEGSKAFTKELMKKYDIPTAAYETFTDYEEAVQYIQKVGAPIVIKADGLAAGKGVTVAMTLEEALQAVKEMLQYVKFGEASKKVVIEEFLDGQEFSLMAFVNGTTVHPMGIAQDHKRAFDGDKGPNTGGMGAYSPVPQIPESAVQEAIKMVLHPTAKAMIAENRSFTGILYAGLILTNDGPKVIEFNARFGDPETEVVLPRLENDLVDVCNAVLDESELTLQWSEEAVIGVVLASKGYPEAYKKGDIIKGLDTLEDVIVFHSGTAMKHGDFVTNGGRVLFVACKADSLQAAKDKVYKEIGKIESDGLFYRSDIGYRAIEHKMTRS, encoded by the coding sequence ATGAATGTTTTAGTAATTGGCCGTGGTGGGCGTGAGCATGCTTTAGCTTGGAAGTTTGCACAATCTGAAAAAGTAGAAAAGGTGTATGTAGCACCAGGTAATGAAGGTATGCGCGATGTTGCAACACCAGTTGATATTGATGAAAATGATTTTGATGCATTAGTTTTATTTGCTAAAGAGAATAAGGTTGAATTAACTTTCGTTGGACCAGAAATTCCACTTATGAATGGAATTGTTGATCGCTTTAAAGAAGAGGGACTTCGTGTGTTTGGCCCAAATAAAGCGGCTGCTGTTATTGAAGGTAGTAAGGCTTTCACAAAAGAATTGATGAAAAAATATGATATTCCAACTGCGGCATATGAAACTTTTACAGACTATGAAGAAGCAGTACAGTATATTCAAAAAGTTGGTGCGCCAATCGTTATTAAAGCTGACGGCCTAGCTGCTGGTAAAGGTGTAACGGTAGCAATGACGCTTGAAGAGGCATTACAAGCTGTGAAAGAGATGCTACAATATGTGAAGTTTGGCGAAGCGAGCAAGAAGGTCGTTATTGAAGAGTTTTTAGATGGACAAGAATTTTCATTAATGGCATTTGTAAATGGAACAACTGTGCATCCGATGGGAATTGCGCAAGATCATAAACGAGCTTTTGATGGTGATAAAGGTCCAAATACAGGCGGAATGGGTGCGTATTCTCCAGTACCACAAATTCCAGAATCAGCAGTTCAAGAGGCAATAAAAATGGTATTACATCCAACTGCCAAGGCAATGATTGCAGAAAACCGTTCGTTTACAGGAATTTTATATGCGGGACTTATTTTAACAAATGATGGCCCGAAGGTAATTGAATTTAATGCACGCTTTGGTGATCCTGAAACGGAAGTAGTATTACCTCGCTTAGAAAATGATTTAGTTGATGTATGTAACGCGGTATTAGATGAAAGTGAATTAACGTTACAGTGGTCAGAGGAAGCGGTAATTGGTGTTGTACTTGCTTCGAAAGGATATCCGGAAGCATATAAAAAAGGTGACATTATTAAAGGATTAGATACACTGGAAGATGTAATTGTTTTCCATTCAGGTACAGCCATGAAGCATGGTGACTTTGTAACAAATGGCGGCCGTGTACTATTTGTTGCTTGTAAGGCGGACAGTTTACAAGCAGCGAAAGATAAGGTGTATAAAGAAATCGGCAAAATTGAGAGTGATGGTCTATTTTATCGAAGTGATATAGGATATCGTGCAATTGAGCATAAGATGACGAGAAGTTAA
- a CDS encoding SPFH domain-containing protein: MKEKQVFYVNGFLGIIGILILAAIGVFFLAQEIFIGAALTIVLAAILATGIGIVQPNQAKVITFFGNYLGTIRQNGLFLTIPFAFRQTVSLRVENFNSKKLKVNDVEGNPIEIAAVIVYKVVDSAKAMFGVEHYDRFVEIQSETAIRHVATKYPYDNFQDETCITLRGNTEEISEELKRELEARLEIAGVEVLETRLTHLAYATEIAHAMLQRQQAKAVLAARKEIVEGAVKMAKDSIHMLDEEGVLELDDERKANMVNNLLVAIVSDKGAQPVINTGSLY; this comes from the coding sequence ATGAAAGAAAAACAAGTATTTTATGTAAATGGTTTTCTCGGTATTATTGGAATTTTGATTTTAGCGGCTATCGGTGTATTTTTCCTTGCACAAGAAATTTTTATAGGAGCAGCACTAACTATTGTATTAGCCGCAATTCTCGCTACGGGTATCGGGATTGTTCAACCAAATCAAGCGAAAGTTATTACGTTCTTTGGTAATTATTTAGGAACAATTCGTCAAAACGGTTTATTTTTAACGATTCCATTCGCATTCCGTCAAACTGTATCTTTACGTGTTGAAAACTTTAATAGTAAGAAATTAAAAGTAAACGATGTTGAGGGAAATCCGATTGAAATTGCAGCTGTTATCGTATATAAAGTAGTTGATTCTGCAAAAGCAATGTTCGGTGTTGAACATTACGATCGATTTGTAGAAATTCAAAGCGAAACGGCAATCCGCCACGTCGCAACAAAATATCCATATGACAATTTCCAAGATGAAACTTGCATTACGTTACGCGGAAATACTGAAGAAATCTCTGAAGAATTAAAACGTGAGTTAGAGGCACGTCTTGAAATTGCTGGTGTAGAAGTATTGGAAACTCGTTTAACGCATTTAGCTTACGCAACAGAAATTGCCCATGCAATGCTACAACGTCAACAAGCAAAAGCAGTATTAGCTGCTAGAAAAGAAATTGTTGAAGGTGCTGTGAAGATGGCCAAAGATTCAATCCATATGTTAGATGAAGAAGGCGTACTGGAACTCGATGACGAGCGTAAAGCAAATATGGTAAACAACTTATTAGTTGCCATCGTTTCAGATAAAGGTGCGCAACCGGTTATTAATACAGGAAGCCTATACTAA
- the purN gene encoding phosphoribosylglycinamide formyltransferase codes for MSRLAVFASGSGSNFQSLVNAVEEKRLDAEISLLVCDKPEARAVGRAHYHHIPYFAFSAKAYESKEAFEKEILKKLEEYEIDYVILAGYMRLIGPTLLEAYGGKIINIHPSLLPSFPGKDAVGQALEAGVKVTGVTIHYVDAGMDTGPIIAQEAVVVSEGDTRESLQNKIQQVEHKLYVNTVNQIVQSVKESTVN; via the coding sequence ATGAGTAGATTAGCGGTTTTTGCTTCTGGAAGCGGATCTAACTTTCAATCTCTCGTTAATGCGGTAGAAGAAAAAAGATTGGATGCAGAAATTAGTTTATTAGTATGTGATAAACCAGAAGCACGCGCTGTTGGTCGGGCACATTATCATCATATTCCGTATTTTGCTTTTTCAGCGAAAGCATATGAGTCAAAAGAAGCGTTTGAAAAAGAGATATTAAAGAAGCTAGAAGAATATGAAATTGACTATGTTATTTTAGCTGGATATATGCGTTTAATTGGGCCGACGTTACTAGAAGCATACGGCGGGAAGATTATTAATATTCATCCATCATTACTACCGAGCTTTCCGGGTAAAGATGCTGTCGGTCAAGCATTAGAAGCAGGTGTGAAAGTAACTGGAGTAACGATTCATTATGTAGATGCAGGTATGGATACAGGGCCAATTATTGCGCAAGAAGCAGTAGTTGTTTCTGAAGGGGATACGAGAGAAAGCTTACAAAATAAAATTCAACAAGTTGAGCATAAATTATACGTAAATACAGTGAATCAAATTGTTCAGTCTGTGAAAGAATCAACTGTTAACTAA
- a CDS encoding YgaP family membrane protein — protein MKQNIGTINALIRITLGLVLFGCSATKLVRKPWCTWSNIFLWIGAMKVAEGIVRFCPIVEAWKFGKYMNMGAFKMPSMNFTEKGHAKEEVNQTSSHDKPKSKGSYDASDKEIESAIEEIILAKPL, from the coding sequence ATGAAGCAAAACATCGGGACAATAAACGCTCTAATTCGAATTACACTTGGGCTTGTCCTCTTCGGATGTAGTGCAACTAAACTTGTACGCAAGCCATGGTGCACTTGGTCTAACATTTTTCTATGGATTGGTGCAATGAAAGTTGCAGAGGGAATTGTTCGCTTCTGCCCTATTGTTGAAGCGTGGAAGTTTGGAAAATACATGAATATGGGTGCATTTAAAATGCCTAGCATGAATTTTACTGAAAAAGGACATGCTAAAGAAGAAGTGAATCAAACTTCCTCTCATGACAAGCCAAAGTCAAAAGGAAGTTATGACGCTTCTGACAAAGAGATTGAGTCAGCGATTGAAGAAATAATCCTGGCAAAACCGCTTTGA
- the purF gene encoding amidophosphoribosyltransferase: protein MLAEIKGLNEECGVFGIWGHENAAQVSYYGLHSLQHRGQEGAGIVVNNGEKIVGHKGLGLISEVFSRGELEGLNGKSAIGHVRYATAGGSEVANVQPLLFRFSDHSMALAHNGNLINAKMLRRELEAEGSIFQTSSDTEVLLHLIKRSTKDSLIESVKEALNKVKGAFAYLLLTGNEMIVALDPNGFRPLSIGKMGDAYVVASETCAFDVVGATYIRDVEPGELLIINDEGIHVDRFTNDVEHAICSMEYIYFARPDSNIAGVNVHAARKNMGKRLAAEAPIEADVVTGVPDSSISAAIGYAEATGIPYELGLIKNRYVGRTFIQPSQELREQGVKMKLSAVRGVVEGKRVVMIDDSIVRGTTSKRIVRMLREAGATEVHVRIASPPLKYPCFYGIDIQTRKELIAANNTVEEIREMIGADSLTFLSEDGLVDAIGRPYEGKYGGLCMAYFNGDYPTALYDYEQELLESMK, encoded by the coding sequence ATGCTTGCTGAAATAAAGGGGTTAAACGAAGAATGTGGCGTTTTCGGAATTTGGGGGCATGAAAATGCAGCACAAGTTTCATACTACGGATTGCACAGTTTACAGCACCGTGGACAAGAAGGCGCAGGCATTGTCGTAAATAATGGTGAGAAAATTGTCGGTCACAAGGGGTTAGGTTTAATATCAGAAGTGTTTTCAAGAGGCGAGCTAGAAGGATTAAATGGAAAATCAGCAATCGGACATGTACGATATGCAACAGCTGGTGGAAGTGAAGTTGCTAACGTTCAACCATTGTTGTTCCGTTTTTCTGATCATAGTATGGCGCTAGCTCATAACGGGAATTTAATTAATGCAAAAATGCTTCGCCGTGAATTAGAGGCAGAGGGAAGTATTTTTCAAACAAGTTCAGACACAGAAGTACTTTTACATCTTATTAAACGTAGTACGAAAGACTCTTTAATTGAAAGTGTAAAAGAGGCTCTGAATAAAGTGAAAGGTGCGTTTGCGTATCTTTTACTAACTGGAAATGAAATGATCGTTGCGTTAGATCCAAATGGATTCCGTCCGCTTTCAATTGGAAAGATGGGGGATGCTTACGTTGTAGCATCTGAAACATGTGCTTTTGATGTAGTAGGTGCAACATACATTCGCGATGTAGAACCTGGTGAATTACTTATCATTAATGATGAAGGAATTCACGTAGATCGTTTTACAAACGATGTAGAACATGCGATTTGTAGTATGGAATACATTTACTTTGCACGACCAGATTCTAATATTGCTGGTGTTAACGTTCATGCAGCGCGTAAAAATATGGGAAAACGTTTAGCAGCGGAAGCTCCTATTGAAGCGGATGTTGTTACTGGTGTACCAGACTCTAGTATTTCAGCAGCGATTGGCTATGCGGAGGCAACAGGCATTCCGTATGAATTAGGATTAATTAAAAATCGTTACGTTGGACGTACTTTTATTCAGCCTTCTCAAGAACTGCGTGAGCAAGGGGTTAAGATGAAGCTTTCAGCAGTAAGAGGTGTAGTGGAAGGGAAACGAGTTGTTATGATTGACGATTCTATCGTAAGAGGAACGACAAGTAAACGAATTGTTCGTATGCTTCGTGAAGCTGGAGCGACAGAAGTTCACGTAAGAATCGCTTCACCACCTCTTAAGTATCCATGTTTTTATGGCATTGATATTCAAACGAGAAAAGAATTAATTGCAGCAAATAATACAGTAGAAGAAATCCGTGAAATGATCGGAGCAGATTCTTTAACATTTTTAAGCGAAGATGGATTAGTAGATGCAATTGGGCGTCCATATGAAGGGAAATATGGCGGTCTATGTATGGCTTATTTTAATGGGGACTATCCAACAGCTCTTTATGATTATGAGCAAGAGCTTTTAGAAAGTATGAAATAA
- a CDS encoding toxin-antitoxin system HicB family antitoxin has translation MAKKKSFPLRIDPELHAVIEKWANDEFRSVNAHIEYLLREMAKQKGKLKKDKDA, from the coding sequence ATGGCTAAAAAGAAAAGCTTTCCATTACGTATTGATCCTGAATTACACGCAGTCATCGAAAAATGGGCAAATGATGAGTTTCGTAGCGTCAATGCACACATCGAGTATTTACTTCGAGAAATGGCAAAGCAAAAAGGGAAATTAAAAAAAGATAAAGATGCATAA
- the purH gene encoding bifunctional phosphoribosylaminoimidazolecarboxamide formyltransferase/IMP cyclohydrolase — MKKRALVSVSDKTGVVEFVKGLLEQGIEVISTGGTKKLLEANGLQVIGISEVTGFPEIMDGRVKTLHPNIHGGLLAVRDNETHVIQMNELGIQPIDFVVVNLYPFKETIAKPDVTFADAIENIDIGGPTMIRSAAKNHQFVSVIVDPVDYDVVLAELKENGEVMDETKRKLAAKVFRHTAAYDALISNYLTEQMGEESPETLTVTFEKKQDLRYGENPHQKATFYKAPFAATSSVAYAEQLHGKELSYNNINDADAALSIVKEFTEPAVVAVKHMNPCGVGVGTDIHEAYTRAYEADPVSIFGGIIAANREIDKATAEKLHEIFLEIIIAPSFSKEALEVLQSKKNLRLLTVNIEKATSASKKLTSVQGGLLVQEEDTLSLDESTISIPTKREPSEQEWKDLKLAWKVVKHVKSNAIVLAKDDMTIGVGAGQMNRVGSAKIAITQAGEKAQGSALASDAFFPMPDTLEEAAKAGITAIIQPGGSIRDEDSIKVADTYGIAMVFTGVRHFKH; from the coding sequence ATGAAAAAGCGTGCATTAGTAAGTGTTTCAGATAAAACAGGAGTAGTAGAATTTGTTAAAGGGTTACTAGAACAAGGGATTGAAGTTATTTCAACAGGTGGTACGAAAAAGTTACTAGAAGCAAACGGCTTACAAGTAATTGGTATTTCTGAAGTAACTGGTTTCCCTGAAATTATGGATGGCCGTGTGAAAACATTACATCCAAATATTCATGGTGGTCTATTAGCAGTTCGTGATAATGAAACACACGTAATACAAATGAATGAATTAGGTATTCAGCCAATTGACTTTGTTGTTGTTAACTTATACCCATTTAAAGAAACAATCGCTAAGCCTGATGTAACATTTGCTGATGCAATTGAAAATATTGATATCGGTGGCCCGACAATGATTCGCTCTGCTGCGAAAAATCATCAATTCGTATCTGTAATTGTAGATCCAGTAGATTATGATGTTGTATTAGCAGAACTAAAAGAGAACGGCGAAGTAATGGATGAAACGAAACGTAAACTAGCAGCGAAAGTATTCCGTCATACAGCAGCATATGATGCGCTAATTTCTAACTATTTAACAGAGCAAATGGGTGAAGAAAGTCCAGAAACATTAACTGTGACATTCGAGAAAAAGCAAGACTTACGTTATGGCGAGAACCCACATCAAAAGGCAACTTTCTATAAAGCGCCATTCGCAGCAACTTCTTCTGTTGCATACGCAGAACAATTACACGGTAAAGAATTATCGTATAACAATATTAATGATGCAGACGCAGCGCTCAGCATCGTAAAAGAATTTACAGAACCAGCAGTAGTAGCAGTAAAACATATGAATCCATGTGGTGTTGGAGTAGGAACTGATATTCACGAAGCATATACTCGTGCTTATGAAGCAGATCCAGTATCAATCTTCGGCGGTATTATTGCAGCAAATCGTGAAATTGATAAAGCTACAGCAGAAAAGTTACACGAAATTTTCTTAGAAATCATTATTGCACCTTCTTTCTCAAAAGAAGCTTTAGAAGTATTGCAAAGTAAGAAAAACTTACGTCTACTAACTGTAAATATTGAAAAAGCGACAAGTGCAAGCAAAAAACTAACTTCTGTACAAGGTGGGCTTCTCGTTCAAGAGGAAGATACGTTATCATTAGATGAAAGTACAATTTCAATTCCAACGAAACGTGAACCTTCAGAGCAAGAATGGAAAGATTTAAAACTAGCTTGGAAAGTTGTAAAGCATGTGAAATCAAATGCAATTGTTTTAGCGAAAGATGATATGACAATTGGTGTCGGTGCAGGGCAGATGAACCGTGTAGGTTCTGCAAAAATCGCAATTACACAAGCTGGTGAAAAAGCACAAGGTAGCGCACTTGCATCTGATGCTTTCTTCCCAATGCCAGATACATTAGAAGAAGCAGCAAAAGCAGGAATTACAGCAATCATTCAACCGGGCGGATCAATCCGTGATGAAGATTCTATTAAAGTGGCGGATACGTATGGGATTGCTATGGTGTTCACTGGCGTACGTCATTTCAAACACTAA
- the pcrA gene encoding DNA helicase PcrA — MSMTDKLLNGLNPQQQKAVQTTNGPLLLMAGAGSGKTRVLTHRIAYLLGEKGVAPWNVLAITFTNKAAREMRERIDTLVGPEAEDIWISTFHSMCVRILRRDIDRIGINRNFTILDSGDQLTVVKKIMKERNIDPKKFEPRSILAGISNAKNELLSADKYAKKITMADPYEKLTSDVYTEYQKRLLKNNSLDFDDLIMTTIQLFERVPEVLEFYQRKFQYIHVDEYQDTNKAQYLLVKHLAARFKNLCVVGDSDQSIYRWRGADISNILSFEKDYENAQVILLEQNYRSSQNILNAANAVIEKNTNRKPKKLWTDNQVGSKISYYRAATEKDEAYFVAKKIRDDLQMGKRKYTDFAVLYRTNAQSRMVEEIFLKSNIPYKIVGGTKFYDRKEIKDILAYLRLIGNPDDEISFARIINMPKRGIGATSIDKIINYGVQNGISLTAVFDEIEHVGVSAKITKAVKEFASLLHNWVNMQEYLSVTELVEEVIEKTGYRDMLKNERSLEAEGRLENLDEFLSVTQTFESQSEDKSLVAFLTDLALVADIDRVDEDPTAGEEVILMTMHSAKGLEFPVVFIVGLEEGIFPHTRSLMEEDEMQEERRLAYVGITRAEEELYLSNAQMRTLFGRTSMNAASRFITEIPTELVESLNETAPKRENSFGAKGRTASSSKMTTTTTTRSRSAFARPAAKTTGGEQIGWAVGDKASHQKWGIGTVVSVKGEGDAKELDIAFPSPIGVKRLLAKFAPVTKQ; from the coding sequence ATGAGTATGACAGATAAGTTATTAAACGGTTTAAATCCACAGCAACAAAAAGCGGTACAAACAACGAATGGACCACTTCTATTAATGGCAGGTGCAGGTAGTGGTAAAACACGTGTGTTAACACACCGTATTGCGTATTTGCTTGGTGAAAAAGGTGTAGCACCATGGAATGTATTAGCTATTACCTTCACAAATAAAGCAGCTCGTGAAATGCGCGAGCGTATTGATACACTTGTGGGACCAGAAGCAGAAGATATTTGGATTTCGACGTTCCACTCTATGTGTGTACGTATTTTACGACGTGATATCGATCGTATTGGCATTAATCGTAACTTTACAATCTTAGATTCAGGTGATCAGTTAACGGTAGTCAAAAAAATTATGAAAGAGCGCAATATTGATCCGAAGAAATTTGAGCCGCGCTCTATTTTAGCGGGTATTAGTAATGCGAAAAATGAACTGTTATCTGCGGATAAATATGCAAAAAAAATTACAATGGCTGATCCATATGAAAAATTAACGAGCGATGTATACACAGAGTATCAAAAACGTCTTTTGAAAAATAATTCATTAGACTTTGATGATTTAATTATGACGACGATTCAGCTATTTGAACGTGTTCCAGAAGTATTGGAGTTTTATCAGCGTAAGTTCCAATATATTCACGTTGATGAGTATCAAGATACGAATAAAGCGCAATATCTTCTTGTTAAACATTTGGCAGCGCGTTTTAAAAATCTTTGCGTTGTAGGTGACTCTGACCAGTCTATTTATCGCTGGCGTGGTGCAGATATTTCTAACATTTTGTCATTCGAAAAAGATTATGAGAATGCACAAGTAATTTTGTTAGAACAAAACTATCGTTCGTCACAAAATATTTTAAATGCAGCGAATGCTGTTATTGAAAAAAATACGAATCGTAAACCGAAGAAATTATGGACGGACAATCAAGTTGGGAGCAAAATTTCGTATTATCGTGCTGCAACTGAAAAGGACGAAGCGTATTTTGTTGCGAAAAAAATTCGTGACGATCTTCAAATGGGGAAACGAAAATACACTGATTTTGCAGTACTATATCGTACGAATGCTCAGTCTCGTATGGTCGAGGAGATTTTCCTTAAATCTAACATCCCGTACAAAATTGTCGGGGGTACGAAGTTCTACGACCGTAAAGAGATTAAAGATATTTTGGCGTACTTACGTTTAATCGGTAATCCAGATGATGAAATTAGTTTTGCACGTATTATTAACATGCCAAAGCGTGGTATTGGTGCGACTTCTATTGATAAAATTATTAATTATGGTGTGCAAAACGGAATTTCATTAACTGCTGTATTTGATGAGATTGAGCATGTTGGAGTAAGTGCAAAAATTACAAAGGCAGTAAAAGAATTCGCAAGTTTATTACACAACTGGGTAAATATGCAAGAGTATTTATCTGTTACAGAATTAGTAGAAGAAGTTATTGAAAAAACAGGCTATCGCGATATGTTGAAAAATGAGCGTTCTTTAGAAGCGGAAGGTCGTTTAGAAAACTTAGACGAGTTCTTATCTGTTACGCAAACATTTGAATCTCAAAGCGAAGATAAGAGTCTTGTTGCATTCTTAACAGATTTAGCACTTGTTGCTGATATTGATCGTGTAGATGAAGACCCAACTGCTGGTGAAGAAGTTATCTTAATGACGATGCACTCAGCGAAAGGATTAGAGTTCCCGGTTGTCTTTATTGTTGGTTTAGAGGAAGGGATATTCCCTCATACTCGTTCTCTTATGGAAGAGGATGAAATGCAAGAAGAACGTCGTCTTGCTTATGTAGGTATTACTCGTGCAGAAGAAGAGCTATATTTATCTAATGCGCAAATGCGTACTTTATTTGGTAGAACAAGTATGAACGCTGCGTCTCGCTTCATTACAGAAATCCCGACAGAACTAGTGGAATCATTAAATGAAACAGCGCCGAAGCGTGAAAATTCGTTTGGTGCAAAAGGCAGAACAGCAAGTAGCAGTAAAATGACAACGACAACCACAACACGCTCTCGTTCAGCTTTCGCGCGTCCTGCAGCTAAGACGACAGGCGGTGAGCAAATTGGCTGGGCAGTAGGCGATAAAGCTTCCCACCAAAAATGGGGAATCGGTACAGTTGTAAGTGTAAAAGGTGAAGGTGATGCAAAAGAATTAGATATTGCCTTCCCAAGCCCGATTGGTGTTAAACGTTTGTTAGCAAAATTTGCACCTGTGACGAAACAATAG
- the purM gene encoding phosphoribosylformylglycinamidine cyclo-ligase, with protein sequence MANAYKQAGVDIEAGYEAVSRMKKHVQTTMRKEVLGGLGGFGGMFDLSKFALEEPVLVSGTDGVGTKLMLAFMADKHDTIGIDAVAMCVNDIVVQGAEPLFFLDYIACGKAEPSKIENIVKGISEGCRQAGCALIGGETAEMPGMYSTEEYDLAGFTVGIVDKKKIITGEKIEAGHVLIGLASSGIHSNGYSLVRKVLLEDGELSLERIYGRLELPLGEELLKPTKIYVKPILELLKKHEVYGMAHITGGGFIENIPRMLPEGIGAEIELGSWKIQPIFSLLQEVGNLEEKDMFNIFNMGIGMVVAVKEEDAKDVVRLLEEQGETARIIGRTIQGAGVTFNGGTAL encoded by the coding sequence ATGGCGAATGCATATAAGCAAGCAGGAGTAGATATTGAAGCTGGATATGAAGCGGTATCTCGCATGAAAAAACACGTACAAACAACTATGAGAAAAGAAGTACTAGGCGGTTTAGGCGGTTTTGGAGGTATGTTTGATCTATCAAAATTTGCATTAGAAGAACCTGTATTAGTATCTGGAACAGATGGCGTGGGAACGAAATTGATGCTCGCTTTTATGGCAGATAAACATGACACAATTGGTATTGATGCAGTAGCAATGTGTGTAAATGATATTGTTGTCCAAGGAGCAGAGCCGCTTTTCTTCCTTGATTATATTGCTTGTGGTAAAGCTGAACCTAGTAAAATTGAAAACATCGTCAAAGGTATATCAGAGGGCTGTCGCCAAGCTGGTTGTGCATTAATCGGTGGAGAAACAGCTGAAATGCCAGGAATGTATTCTACGGAAGAATATGATTTAGCTGGTTTTACAGTTGGGATTGTTGATAAGAAGAAAATTATAACAGGTGAAAAAATTGAAGCTGGTCACGTGTTAATTGGCTTAGCATCTAGCGGTATTCATAGCAATGGTTACTCTTTAGTACGAAAAGTGTTACTAGAAGATGGAGAACTATCTTTAGAGCGTATTTATGGTCGCTTAGAGCTACCTCTTGGTGAAGAATTATTAAAACCAACGAAAATTTATGTCAAACCTATTTTAGAACTATTGAAGAAACATGAAGTATACGGTATGGCGCATATTACAGGTGGCGGATTTATTGAAAATATTCCACGCATGTTGCCAGAAGGAATCGGTGCTGAGATTGAACTAGGATCTTGGAAAATTCAGCCGATCTTTAGTTTGCTTCAAGAAGTTGGAAACCTGGAAGAGAAAGACATGTTCAATATTTTTAACATGGGTATTGGTATGGTAGTGGCAGTAAAGGAAGAAGATGCAAAAGATGTTGTTCGTCTTCTTGAAGAACAAGGAGAAACGGCTCGTATTATTGGACGTACTATACAAGGAGCTGGTGTTACTTTTAATGGGGGCACAGCACTATGA
- a CDS encoding heptaprenylglyceryl phosphate synthase yields MYDISGWKHVFKLDPNKELSDEHLEMICESGTDAVIVGGSDGVTIDNVLHMLVSIRRYAVPCVLEVSDVEAITPGFDFYYIPSVLNSRKVEWVTGVHHEALKEFGDIMDWDEIFMEGYCVLNPEAKVAQLTDAKCDLTEDDVIAYARLADKLLHLPIFYLEYSGTYGEVELVKNVKAELKQAQLYYGGGISNAEQAKEMAQYADTVVVGNIIYDDIKSALKTVKAVKGE; encoded by the coding sequence ATGTACGATATTTCCGGATGGAAACATGTATTTAAGCTTGATCCAAATAAGGAGTTAAGCGATGAACATTTAGAAATGATTTGTGAGTCTGGAACTGATGCGGTTATTGTAGGCGGAAGTGATGGGGTTACAATTGATAACGTATTACACATGCTAGTTAGCATTCGTAGATATGCTGTTCCTTGTGTATTAGAGGTCTCTGATGTAGAAGCAATTACACCAGGATTTGATTTTTATTACATCCCAAGTGTGTTAAATAGCCGAAAAGTAGAATGGGTAACAGGTGTTCATCATGAGGCATTGAAAGAATTTGGGGATATTATGGACTGGGACGAAATTTTTATGGAAGGGTATTGTGTTTTAAATCCAGAAGCGAAAGTAGCCCAGCTTACAGATGCGAAATGTGATTTAACAGAAGATGACGTTATTGCATATGCTCGTTTAGCAGACAAGTTATTACATTTACCGATATTTTATTTAGAATATAGCGGTACGTATGGAGAAGTTGAACTTGTTAAAAATGTAAAAGCAGAATTGAAACAAGCTCAGTTATACTATGGCGGCGGTATTTCTAATGCAGAACAGGCGAAAGAAATGGCACAATATGCTGATACAGTAGTTGTTGGAAATATTATTTATGATGATATAAAATCGGCGTTAAAAACAGTTAAAGCAGTAAAAGGAGAGTAG